One window of the Solanum stenotomum isolate F172 chromosome 11, ASM1918654v1, whole genome shotgun sequence genome contains the following:
- the LOC125844606 gene encoding ethylene-responsive transcription factor 11-like, with amino-acid sequence MPRRRYTADIKDPFQRRTFWLKTFDPSKKASRAYDTAARRYHRHRAVTKFPQDNLRDHPCTVKEHVKPSSNIEYFIHGSTRKCESMFGSALNHHFNALNIHKNVGALFFCCLFFANQLLEKIAGVLEVI; translated from the exons ATGCCGCGGAGGAGGTACACAGCTGATATTAAAGATCCCTTCCAGAGGAGAACTTTCTGGCTCAAGACTTTTGATCCATCGAAAAAAGCTTCTAGGGCTTATGATACAGCAGCAAGGAGGTATCACAGACACAGAGCCGTAACTAAATTTCCACAAGATAACCTCAGAGATCACCCTTGCACTGTCAAAGAGCATGTGAAACCGTCATCGAATATTGAAT ATTTTATTCATGGATCAACACGAAAATGTGAGTCAATGTTTGGTTCCGCGCTGAATCATCATTTTAATGCTCTGAATATCCATAAGAATGTTGGAGCTCTCttcttttgttgtttgttttttgCAAATCAGCTACTCGAGAAAATCGCGGGTGTTTTGGAGGTTATCTAG